AACGAgctctatttaaaagaaattgtgaggggcgcctgggtggctcagtcggttaagtgtccaactttggctcaagtcatgatctcagggtttgtgggttcaagtcccacgtccggctctgtgctgacagctcagagcctggagcctgctttggtttatgtgtttcccctctccttctgccccttcccccctcgtgctctgtctctcattctctctctcaaaaataagtaaacattaaaaaaatttaaaaaaaaataaaagaaattgtgaAAGATTACAGAGGAACCTCAGTGGAACCCAATATGGAGACAGCATATTGCAAAAATAAGGAAGAGTAAAGGTATCCTTATAATGCACACTTGAGACATGGGGTGATATACTGGTCTTGCATTTTAAGTAAGGTTTACAGGTCTCTTTCTTGTAAGCCCTACTCCCCACTTCACTGCCCATCTTTGTGAAAGATGaaccaaaaaaaagcaaatatatcaGAATTCCAATTATTTTAATCCATTACAATCTGCTCTTAAATACCCGTTTTTATCTTGTTTAGAGTCCAAAGAAAATTAGCCACCCACAGGATCAACAGAATTGGACTTTTCTCTCTAGTATACCTATCATTTTATGGGGTGAATCTCTCCCCTGCTgcctgtaacacacacacacacacacacacacacacacacacagacacacacacacacacacacacacactaaattataattttcatgaTCACAGCAATGATAATAAAttactgttaaaaaaattgtgtattttgttTCTCCTTAAAAGGGAAGTAGTTATCATCAAAAAGGCTGACAATAACATGTTtttgtgaggatgtggggaaatcaGAGGCCTCATgacacattgctggtggaaatgtatgGTGCAACTGCTTTAGGAAACTCAACAATTTCACCCCTAGATACataccaagagaaatgaaaatacatacataaatgcttATACCAGTATTACTCCTAAaagtcaaaaggtggaaacaacccaaatgtccatcaacagttgaatggctaaataaataaaaggtggtatatccatacaatggaatattattcagcaataagaaggaatgaagtattgatacatggaGGAACCTTGGAAacttatgctaaatgaaagaagttagTCACAAATGACCACCTATTTGATGATTCAATTTGCGTGAAATGCTCAGAATAAGCAACTCTATAGACAGAACGTAGAATTACGGTTGCCCAGAGCTGGGACAGAAGGAACTGGGGGTAACGAGTAGAACTCCAaaagtgtttgcttttttcttttttgaagtggtgaaaatgttctaaaattaattgtagtgatggttgcacaactctgttaatataaaaaaaggacaaagagatAATGATCCTATATGTATTCTGAATGCATAGTATATGATTCGGTTTAAAGGGCACTTAAACACTGTCGCACTTTGATAAAGCGTGAAAGAAATGGGCGAAATGGAACTTCTATTATATTCTGGATGctatgtcatatattttatgtattttatctcattttatattctgtaaagTATTATTTGCCCCGTTTTACAgtgaaaaaaactgaagtttaTAGAGTTAACTGATAAGAGGTCACAAAACTATTAAAGAAAAGAGTGGataaataacagatttttttgttattctaaaGCTCAAATTCAATCCAATATGTGCAAAGATCACTTGTTACTGTTTTTTCCTAGTTGTAAATGAGCAAATGTTAGGAAGAATAATTTTTTGGGGTACCTTGTATATATTAATgaggcacatttaaaaaaatatattttttaaatgagagagagaatgagtgggggaggggccgacagagagggagagagaatcccaagcaggccccttgctTGGCATGGAGCCCAACCCAGGGTTTAATCCcatgtctgtgagatcatgacctgagccaacattaagagctggatgcttcactgactgagccacccagacacccccttaaTGAAGCACATTTTGACTAAGGGCATGAGGTTGATTattttgggggaaggagaggaaaggaggctctagggagggacaggagggaaggaTTTCTTGGAATTCcttgtgatgttttaaaaaacccacaaaaaccacAACCATAGCAAGAGGAAAGCAAGATATAAATGCATTGAGTTGGGTTTCAGACATTGATTAATAATCTACTACAAgggtaaaaaacatttttcacctTGAGCCCAACACCACCCAACTGGTATTGTCTGTGTAGAGCCAATTCTGCTGAGCAGggtaaatggagaaaaatgttGGGATTGAGGAGTGGAGTCTGTCATagtaagggaggggagggggccccggGAGAGTCACATacttgctgggttttgtttttaaaattgatacAAAACACAAGAACATTACGAGGAAGTTTACTACCATTTATCACGAAAACATCATGAAATTGTCCTCAACTTAAAATTGATTATATAATCACTGAGGTGCTGTCAACGATACAGCATTTGGATTTTATGTATCCCCCACAGAAGGACTTAAGATTCTTACCTTAGAATCATCCACATCCACATTAGCAAACATTACATTTTGGTATTGCAGAGACATTGCCttcaaattaaaagaataaaaattcccTATTAGCTTAGCGTTAATACTAAATTACATACTAGAATTACACAGTCGTCTtttggcaaaaaacaaacaatgagcAAAAAGGTTGTTCATGAGAGCTAAGGATCACTCTGGCATTTCACTACAGGCTAGAACTGGAAGCACCAAAGTCAAATATGGGATGATACAGGTCAAGCAAAGATCAGCGGCAGAACCAGAGTCTGAAGAACCAAACTGAAGATCAGAGTTTCAAAGTTAGGAAAGGGCACAAAGTGAAGAAATGATGACATGTATGTGGTGGGTCCAGATTTACCCTGCAGGGTGAAGGGACGGATAGTAGCTTTTTCCTGGGGTGGCAAGAGGTGGAAGGCTGCCTTCAGTGGTCTTCAAAATACAGGTCCctgaggggtgccttggtggctcagtcagttaagcatctgactcttgatttcagctcagggcatgatctcccagttggtggattggagccccacatcaggttctacggtgacagtgcagagcctgcttggaattctctctctctctctctctgcccctcccctactcatgctctttctctctctcaaaaaaagaaattaaaaattacaaaaaaaaaaaattacagatccCTGAACCAGATACCCAAACTCTGCTTTGACCTTCACCTCTTGCCAGGCATTTTAGGAGGCTCTTATGACTGAGATGATACAAAAATATGTGTGTCGACCCTTGGCCTAATTGCTTTGTGCTTTTATTGACATCTTCCATGCTGTACTATGTACTGAAACTGTACTTCCCAGGATCCTTTGCCAGCTGTCTTCTATGTAGGTTTTGCCAATGGGATGCATTTGGAGGAAAACAGAAGGTGTGAAGAGGGAAGAAACAactctcttctgcttctgttttgttctgaaaGCATCTCTGGCAGCAGTGGTGACAAAGGTGTTTGTAATGGGTCTGGGGGTAGTagatgcagcagcagcagcctgtAAATATCagctcttgggttttttttttttctttcagacaaCTGTGTTCATACTTTAAGGGCACTTAATAGCATCTTGGTTTGTTTGCATTAACATCGTATCTCAAGCATTTCCAGTGACCTATTTCTAATGGGACCTCTCTCTGACAGGACCTCTCTCTGATCGTATGGGGTGTCCAGAGACAGTGGAGACAGGAAGAAATGCAGCTGTCACTGGGGGCTGCTCCCACTGAGAAGCAGGAAGCAGCATGACATGGATTAGGTGGATATGTGCTGAGTTCTACTGCAGGCAGATTCTCTCCAGTTGTTTGTTCATGGATTGTGACTGAAGTGGGAGCTCTTTTTCACTGGCCCATCAAGAttgtgaaaatggagaaaaactcTTAGATAACAGACACAAAAGCCTTGGGGATTTCAGagtatttttttagataaaaaagcTGATTTTGGTCAGCAGTCGCTCAATGTCTGGCaggaaaatggtgtcacccacaAACCCTAGGGCAATTGTCTTGCACTTTTTGAGTTTGAAGATATATGGATGCTTCCCAGCAGGGGTCATGGGAATAGGTTTGAACTATGTGGACATCGAATTCTACTTATGAAGGTTTCAGAGCCTTGCAAGTCTATCAGGAAATAGGGAATATGGCAGCTGTCATTTTGCATCAAGTAGTACCCAGAAGTCATGGCATAGATATGGTTCTTTGCTAGGTCGGGGTTCCCCTATGGACATTGTCTTTCCTTGTTATCTCACTCCATCCACCTAGGACCTCTTCTCTGCCATCAACAACTCTTCCTTCTGCTCTGTTCTTCCTCGTATGTAGTCTTCTACCATTTGGTCACCTGTTCTGTTGGTCTCAACTCTAAAGTATCTCCTAAATtggatcttttcttctttctccaaaacCACTGCATGCCATTGAGATTGTCATCACTTTGGGTTACCCGCCTTCGGTCTTTCTAAACCATGCTTATACAGCACTGctaaaaatattctctaaaataGCTATTTGACCATGGCAAAACCCTTTTAAGAACTTCTGTTTTGACTATCTACAACAACTCATTAAGTTATAACACAAGATCTTTCTTGATTGGGCCTCAACTTTCTTTTCAAAGCTCCTTTGTCTCCGCTTCTGCTACATACACTGTAAGTTAGCCTCACAGACCACTTGCGTTCTCATGATCACATCATgtaatttctaaagaaatttaTAACCTCTCCTTTCCCAGAAATGCTCTTATCAGGGTTCTAGGTCTGGTGATCCTCTTAGCCCAGGGTCAGCAAACTGCACCATGTAGAAGAAATCCAGGTCTCCACATGGCCTTGTAAAGtaaattttattggaatacagtTTGCCTGTTCATTTGTGCATTGCCATTGGATGCTTCTGCACTACAACAGCAAAGCTGAGTGGTTAttacagagaccatatggcccgcAAACCTGAAAAGATTGACTGTCTTTCCTTTACAGAAGTTTAGCTGGCTAACTTCCATTCCACCTTCCCGCAGAgcctggaaaggaaaagagatagaGATTCCTCGGACTCCCTTGAAGCTGGAGTTCTGGATGCAAATTGGTCTTATCAACAAGATAAATGTAGGAGAGACTTGGAAGTCAGAAGTGAGAAAGCAGctactttcttcttgttttctttgtcttcttgtcTTTGAAAAGCAAGACTGTGGGTATTGGGAGTGGCTGTGctagaagcagcagcagaagccaAACTCAGGATCTGGTGCCCAGACATCAGCTTCCTGGATGTCCAGAGGCACCTGTGGCCACAGTAGCCTCCTGATCCTGGTTCTGATTCCCAACTGCTGCTCTGTTGccagtttgttttttcctcacaGCGGTGGCCTCCCATCTATACTCACTTCTGATTGTGGCGAACTTAGGATCCCCAAAAGTGGGTCTATGGTGTTCTGAGTCATTCCTATTCATCTaatctttcaataattttataagCAATTTATTCCTTGTATTaacattcttttctgtttagggacgcctgggtggctcagttggtgaagtgtctgactcctgatcttggctcaggtcatgatctcatggttcacgggtttgagccccatggttcacgggtttgagcctgcttgggattctctctctgccctctcaccgccgcccccatgctctctctctcaaaaataaataaacatcaaaaaaaattcttttctgtttaatttggTTTCTGTTGCCTGCTTTGATCTTTGACTAATAAAGTGACCTAGAAGAAGGGATGTCTTTTCTCCATGCCTATACGCACCagtttgaaaaaattacacacatgGTAAATGACTACATTATCATGCAAAAGTTCAaacataacaagaaaaataaagcaatccaAATTTAACACcctttcactgaaaaaaaaaaaaccttctttgaTATGCATCCTTCTGTTCCCCTTTTCTCTACATATATGtgggtttatatatatacacatacatatatgtgtctattttacaTACATGAGACCATACTATATAAATTTTTCTATACTGCACTCTTTTTACTTAATGCTATGTTGTCTTGGAGATGATGCCACCATTCCATATGGGTCTACTTGATTCTTTTTAACATCTGGATAGTATTTCAGTATGGACATgccaaaagttattttaaaactatatttgcaTTAGTCTGGATTccaacaggaaacagatggcacatcATTTGGGAGGTTTATCTCCAAAGGGATAACTATAACTATGAAGGTAGGAATGAATGTAGGAAGAGCTGCAGGAGCCTGGACAGAACAGTGGCACAGCTGTTAATGCCCTTATGGCAAAGGTATGACAGGGAAGTTACAAAGCCTTAGATTTCATTGCACTTTCCGAAAATGCCCCATATTGGCTGTTGGAATTTGATCAGCTTTGACTTTGTGGCATGTGAGTATATTTATACTCTGGAAGCTGAACATTGAAGACTTTCTTTAAGTTTTGAGTATCAGGATAAAGGggactgtgaaaaaataaaatgcttcttctGGATATTCCAAGAATTTTAGGTAGAAAATGGATGTTGAGGTATCATGTAATCAATTTCTCTATTTGAatataggtttattttattttattttttgaagtttatttatttatttatttttgagagagagagagagagagagacagagagagtgagtggggaaggggcagagagagaaaatgtcaagCATACTCtgcacatcagtgcagagcccaatgtggggcttgaactcatgaaccatgagatcatgcactgagccaaaaccaagagtcgatgcttaactgactgagccacacaggtgcccctgaatataggtttatttttaattaaatgtcaaAAGACTGTGATTAGAATGAATTCAGGTGGATTTAAGAGTTCAAGTTGAAATGGTAGAAACTTTGCTGAAAATAAACCAGAGTGTTTTCAGTTATGTAGAGAAATCAAAACTTctttaaatttgaagaaatagctTTCGCAAAACTGACCATAAGTGAAACTTCTGCATGatgaggagaaatgaaaatgccaAGTTCTTTCTGTGGCATGTGataccaaaagtaaataaaagttaaaacttttaaatggGGCAACAAGGAAATTAACTAGATGAAACATTGTAtagacattaaaatgttaatttacagACCCTacaaaaaacatgaatgaatgtgTACATGGAAAATAGAcctgaatataaatatatgattacAACTAAGAATATTTtactaaaacattttataaagtagATCAGACATGAAAGGAACATATAAGACATAAGTTTTGATAATAGGGTTGAAGGATGGGGGAAGTTTATCCTTTCatattatagttaaaaataagtATCATGTTTTTCTATAATCTATTCCAATATTTGGAAGTTATGAACTCTGGAAATTTGGTAAAATGCCATTATTACGAATAATCCATTCATTTGTACAACTGTACTCTTTTGTACATCTAGATTTTCCTTGCAGAATTATCCATAGACAAGTAGTATTAATCTTCTGGTGTGTGTACTATGATCTAAATAGAGATTGGTATGTTAGCTTCAGGATAATCAGGATGCTTCGAAAAGTGATTCCATATGGCTCATAAATGTAAACTTTTAAGACTTACTGAAAAAATTATTAGAGGATTTAAAATTCCTTctaaaattgtgaaatatatatagATGATACTTACATGAACAAGAGGATAAATCCTTTTGCAAGGACCACACCATTTTGCTGAAAATTCAACCACCACAAGTTTGCATCCAGCAGCTTTCAAAAATCTGCTAAATTCATCCTGAGAccagaacataaaagaaaacatatgcatAATCACTATCTCAAAAAGCCTTGCAGAGAATAAATGTTCCTCATTTATTGAAATGAAGAACTTCAGTTCCTGAAAACCTTAGCGAGGTACCCCACCCTATCGTTCTCAAGGGGACACACCTTTCCTAAATGTCCCTGAGGTCACATATATTGATCTTTGCAAGTATACATAGGTGGGAGTAAATCTGCAAAAAGTGATTAGGAGTGTATTTACCAAATGGTGGTTGGTAATGGTTGGTTACCTCTGGGGAGAAAGTGATATTGGCCAATGAGAGATAAAGCGTGGAGGGTAGTGGTGGATGGTTGTTCAAGCTGGACAtctagatttgatttttttaaataaggaccTAAACATGCATTACTGGTAAAATTTAAAAGGAGAGGAAGTAACCTAACACCTTGAAtcatttcttgttttgcttttgttttgaaggGAAATCATTACCAAAGCTGTTGTCAAAAACCGTATATTTAAGGATTTGACATGCTTCTTGTTGAATGTCTTAAGCGAATTTCCCATCAGCTGTCCAGATCACCTAAGTAAATGTTTCCTTTCCTGGA
Above is a window of Panthera tigris isolate Pti1 chromosome D4, P.tigris_Pti1_mat1.1, whole genome shotgun sequence DNA encoding:
- the TXNDC8 gene encoding thioredoxin domain-containing protein 8 isoform X2, translating into MVQIIKDMDEFSRFLKAAGCKLVVVEFSAKWCGPCKRIYPLVHAMSLQYQNVMFANVDVDDSKELAQTCHIRSVPTFQMFKQTQKIFEFCGADAQKLEVKIQELM